In Paracoccus sp. N5, a single window of DNA contains:
- a CDS encoding ATP-binding protein yields the protein MSRLWPGGLAARFSLLLIAALLGANLIAAWVMAREGSAFDRAIRLQGDAHRLHALVAALETADLATARLLPGTSSTGFTRFWVASQPPDLSETTRLPDHEADLASELPGRLIRIHESTPQPAEQERAPLMLVSVRLERGVDAGQWLNALVYPLPAHDAWQWKQGFFAPLLASLLGTLAVGLVFVRRMTRPLSALAEAARAAGRGDRSARVTECGASELREAALAFNDMQRRIAGFEAERMRMLAALAHDMRTPITGLRIRAEMLEGDEQRQDMIRVLDEMAVMADGLMHAASARRGAEPLQPVDLDATLAQLCAESEASYAGPGPLVLPLRPVAIRRAIRNLLDNARRYAGPARVSLKRGPNAALIRIEDDGPGIPPALLPRVTEPFVRGEASRNPATGGTGLGLSIAQDVIAAHGGTLELGNRAEGGLRIQIRLPLDTQG from the coding sequence ATGAGCCGGCTCTGGCCCGGCGGGCTTGCGGCGCGCTTCTCGCTCTTGCTGATCGCGGCGCTGCTCGGCGCCAACCTGATCGCCGCCTGGGTCATGGCGCGCGAGGGCTCGGCCTTCGACCGCGCCATCCGCCTGCAGGGCGACGCGCATCGGCTGCACGCGCTGGTCGCGGCGCTGGAGACCGCGGACCTTGCCACCGCACGGCTGCTGCCCGGCACCAGCAGCACCGGCTTCACCCGCTTCTGGGTCGCCTCGCAGCCGCCCGACCTCAGCGAGACCACGCGCCTGCCCGACCACGAAGCCGACCTCGCGTCCGAACTGCCGGGCCGGCTGATCCGCATCCACGAAAGCACCCCCCAGCCCGCCGAGCAGGAGCGCGCGCCCCTGATGCTGGTCTCGGTCCGGCTGGAGCGCGGCGTCGATGCCGGGCAATGGCTGAACGCGCTGGTCTATCCGCTGCCGGCGCATGATGCCTGGCAATGGAAGCAGGGCTTCTTCGCGCCGCTGCTCGCCTCGCTTCTGGGCACGCTGGCGGTGGGGCTCGTGTTCGTGCGGCGGATGACCCGCCCGCTCAGCGCCCTGGCCGAGGCCGCCCGCGCCGCCGGCCGCGGCGACCGCAGCGCCCGCGTCACCGAATGCGGCGCGAGCGAGCTGCGCGAGGCGGCGCTGGCCTTCAACGACATGCAGCGCCGCATCGCCGGCTTCGAGGCCGAACGCATGCGCATGCTTGCCGCCCTTGCCCATGACATGCGCACCCCGATCACCGGCCTGCGCATCCGCGCCGAGATGCTGGAGGGCGACGAACAGCGCCAGGACATGATCCGCGTCCTCGACGAAATGGCGGTGATGGCCGACGGGCTGATGCATGCCGCCTCGGCCCGGCGCGGTGCCGAGCCGCTGCAACCCGTCGACCTCGACGCAACCCTGGCGCAGCTCTGCGCCGAAAGCGAGGCGAGCTACGCCGGCCCGGGCCCGCTGGTGCTGCCGCTGCGTCCGGTCGCCATCCGCCGCGCAATCCGCAATCTGCTCGACAATGCCCGCCGCTATGCCGGTCCGGCCCGGGTCAGCCTGAAGCGCGGCCCGAACGCGGCGCTGATCCGCATCGAGGACGACGGCCCCGGCATCCCGCCCGCGCTGCTGCCGCGCGTGACCGAACCCTTCGTGCGCGGCGAGGCCAGCCGCAACCCGGCCACGGGCGGCACCGGCTTGGGCC